In Sphingomonas sp. LR60, the following are encoded in one genomic region:
- a CDS encoding SOS response-associated peptidase, whose product MCNRYRMTEAQIALAARYGIEAPFPPDHTIPPSELFPDKPAYVVRQEGGARTLDVMRWGFPRKVPGKRIDKVMGKPVLLDTKVTNVRNYTSPFWKSALTNPERRCLVPFTSFSEYGPGPAGKRPLFWFDVPSRPIVSFAGVWRPAEGGAVFAFLTTDPNPLVAPVHPKAMPVLLDEEDEERWLTCSFDDAVALAKPFPSQLMTARQDASTGAVGRGAGRLLE is encoded by the coding sequence GTGTGCAACCGCTACCGCATGACCGAGGCGCAGATCGCACTCGCCGCCCGCTACGGCATCGAGGCACCTTTTCCGCCCGATCACACGATCCCGCCGTCTGAGCTGTTCCCCGACAAGCCGGCCTATGTCGTGCGCCAGGAGGGCGGAGCCCGAACGCTCGACGTCATGCGCTGGGGCTTTCCGCGAAAGGTGCCGGGCAAGCGCATCGATAAGGTGATGGGCAAGCCCGTGCTGCTCGACACCAAGGTTACCAACGTGCGCAATTACACGTCGCCGTTCTGGAAGTCGGCGCTGACCAACCCGGAGCGACGATGCCTCGTCCCGTTCACTAGCTTCAGCGAGTACGGGCCCGGTCCTGCTGGTAAGCGCCCATTGTTCTGGTTCGACGTTCCCAGCCGACCGATCGTCAGCTTCGCGGGTGTGTGGCGGCCGGCGGAGGGCGGTGCCGTGTTTGCGTTCCTGACGACCGATCCCAACCCGCTGGTGGCACCGGTCCACCCTAAGGCCATGCCGGTGCTGCTCGACGAGGAAGACGAGGAGCGATGGCTGACGTGCTCGTTCGACGATGCCGTTGCGCTGGCCAAGCCGTTCCCGTCGCAGTTGATGACGGCCCGACAGGATGCATCGACAGGCGCTGTCGGCCGAGGCGCGGGACGGCTACTCGAGTAG
- a CDS encoding HigA family addiction module antitoxin — protein sequence MSLELAYPVHPGEVLSEDVLPRFEITVTEAAARLGVARPGFNNVLNGKRSVTPELALKVERVLGYPAGLLLALQGQFDLAAAKHDVALVDKLSSLQPLCPAE from the coding sequence ATGTCTCTCGAGCTGGCTTATCCGGTTCATCCAGGGGAGGTTCTGTCTGAAGACGTGCTGCCGCGCTTTGAGATCACTGTGACCGAAGCCGCAGCGCGGCTTGGTGTCGCTCGTCCTGGGTTCAATAACGTGCTGAACGGCAAGCGTTCGGTAACGCCTGAACTCGCGCTTAAGGTGGAGCGGGTGCTCGGGTATCCTGCAGGTTTGCTGCTTGCGCTCCAAGGTCAGTTTGACTTGGCGGCCGCAAAGCATGATGTGGCGCTTGTCGACAAGCTCTCCTCGCTGCAGCCCCTGTGCCCGGCTGAATGA